One genomic region from Tenuifilum sp. 4138str encodes:
- a CDS encoding aminotransferase class V-fold PLP-dependent enzyme, translated as MSNLEKYFEQFRKNIVGIDATYKTIYGEQKLIYADWIASGRLYRPIEEKMLHLFGPMVANTHTESSFTGKFMTEAYHYALKEIKRHVNAGPEDVIVTSGFGMTSSINKFQRILGLKNKSFVFQNPKERPVVFVTHMEHHSNQTSWYETIAEVVVVEPDKDLLVSPQKLRETLERYNDRPMKIGSFSACSNVTGIKTPYHELARIMHEAGGLCFVDFAASAPYVKIDMHPADPMERLDAIFFSPHKFLGGPGASGVLIFNSNLYKNRVPDQPGGGTVDWTNPWGEYKYIDDIERREDGGTPGFLQAIRSALAIRLKEQMGVENIEKREEELVHLAFERLSKIKGLHILADNCLNRIGAISFYIHNLHYNLIVTLLSERYGIQMRGGCVCAGTYGHFLLNVSKEQSHRITDLINKGDLSEKPGWVRWSLHPTTTNAEVEYIANALAEIVANGKEWQNEYSYCKHTNEFCNKNPEAAMLWKNVEEHFQL; from the coding sequence ATGAGTAACCTTGAAAAGTATTTTGAGCAATTCCGTAAAAACATTGTAGGTATCGATGCTACCTATAAAACCATTTATGGTGAACAGAAACTAATATATGCCGACTGGATTGCCAGTGGCAGGCTATACAGGCCTATAGAGGAAAAAATGCTCCATCTTTTTGGGCCAATGGTTGCCAATACTCATACCGAGAGTAGCTTTACCGGAAAGTTCATGACAGAGGCTTACCACTATGCCCTTAAAGAGATTAAACGACATGTTAACGCTGGCCCCGAGGATGTAATTGTTACATCAGGGTTTGGAATGACATCGTCTATCAACAAATTTCAAAGAATACTTGGCCTTAAGAACAAAAGCTTTGTATTCCAAAACCCCAAGGAAAGGCCCGTGGTTTTTGTTACACACATGGAGCATCACTCTAACCAAACATCGTGGTACGAAACCATTGCTGAGGTTGTAGTGGTTGAACCCGATAAGGATCTTTTGGTTTCGCCACAGAAACTCCGCGAAACACTGGAGCGATACAATGATAGACCAATGAAAATTGGTTCATTTAGCGCATGCAGCAATGTAACCGGAATAAAAACCCCCTACCATGAGCTTGCCAGAATCATGCATGAGGCTGGCGGTTTATGCTTTGTGGATTTTGCAGCATCGGCACCATACGTAAAAATTGATATGCATCCTGCCGATCCCATGGAGCGTTTAGATGCCATTTTCTTTTCGCCCCATAAGTTTCTGGGTGGCCCTGGGGCCTCAGGCGTTCTCATCTTCAACTCAAACCTTTACAAAAACCGTGTGCCCGATCAACCCGGAGGTGGCACGGTTGACTGGACAAACCCATGGGGTGAGTATAAATATATTGATGATATTGAACGACGCGAGGATGGAGGTACTCCAGGCTTTTTGCAAGCAATCCGTAGTGCATTAGCCATTCGATTGAAGGAGCAAATGGGTGTTGAGAATATCGAAAAACGCGAAGAGGAGCTAGTTCACCTTGCCTTTGAACGGTTGAGTAAAATTAAAGGGTTACACATTTTAGCCGATAACTGCCTAAATCGAATTGGAGCAATTTCGTTCTATATTCATAACTTGCACTACAACCTTATTGTAACCCTACTTAGCGAGCGCTATGGCATACAAATGCGTGGAGGGTGCGTGTGCGCAGGCACGTACGGACATTTCCTACTTAATGTAAGTAAGGAGCAATCGCATCGGATTACTGATTTAATCAATAAAGGCGACCTGTCCGAAAAACCCGGATGGGTTCGATGGTCGTTACATCCAACAACTACCAATGCCGAAGTAGAGTACATTGCCAACGCGTTAGCGGAGATTGTTGCAAACGGTAAGGAATGGCAAAACGAATACTCCTACTGCAAGCATACCAATGAGTTCTGCAACAAGAACCCTGAAGCAGCAATGCTTTGGAAAAATGTTGAGGAGCACTTTCAATTATAA
- a CDS encoding GNAT family N-acetyltransferase, whose translation MEGNVLENSVVKLRAPEPEDVDLLYSWENNMEIWKVSNTLTPFSKYLLKKYIETSHLDIWESKQLRLIIEAKDQNSLMNVPVGLVDLFDFDPYHLRAGVGVLIAKNEDRRKGYATEALNVLIRYVFEVLQLNQLYANVSASNVISLRLFENLGFTKVGVKKDWLKTLNGWEDEVLLQLLNPKPRLPKS comes from the coding sequence ATGGAGGGTAATGTTTTAGAAAATAGCGTTGTAAAGCTTCGTGCACCTGAACCAGAGGATGTCGATTTGCTTTACAGCTGGGAAAACAACATGGAAATATGGAAGGTCAGTAATACGCTTACACCTTTCTCAAAATACCTGCTCAAAAAGTATATTGAGACATCGCATTTAGACATATGGGAATCCAAGCAGCTACGGCTGATTATTGAGGCTAAGGATCAGAACTCGCTTATGAATGTTCCGGTTGGCCTTGTTGATTTGTTCGATTTTGATCCCTACCATTTGCGGGCGGGCGTTGGTGTTTTGATAGCCAAAAACGAAGACCGCAGAAAAGGTTATGCTACTGAGGCTTTAAACGTGCTAATCCGATATGTATTTGAGGTGCTCCAGCTAAACCAGCTCTATGCAAATGTGTCGGCAAGTAATGTTATTAGCTTGCGCTTGTTTGAGAACCTTGGTTTTACTAAGGTTGGTGTAAAAAAGGATTGGTTAAAAACATTGAATGGATGGGAGGACGAGGTTTTACTTCAGCTATTAAATCCTAAACCTCGCCTACCCAAAAGTTAA
- a CDS encoding OmpA family protein produces MVKQKFIKALIALQFILSFTASEVKAQDSFKQIFSDAEYYFFLQDFKEALPLYQSLYKQDSTNANILYKLGMCYLNIPGLKQNAIPYLEKASKNVNPKYREGYYRETAAPIQTYFYLGQAYMVNFKFDDALLAFQKFKDNIDVRDVYNLDYVNQQIKACEVARNFISRPIVMKTEHIDLFPDRNKNCNYPVISGDRQTMVFTVKEKFYTAVYYSRWIDGKWSSPRNITLDLRVEGELYTTALNYTGDYLILFVNEVTSGNLYYSTLVGDKWQPVKKLPAPINSKDWETFASLSVDGKQMYFVSNRKGGYGGTDIYMSSLQPDGKWSNPVNLGPQVNTPYNEESPIVCPDGRTLYFASQGHNSMGGFDIFYSRKIDGNSWSMPINLGYPFNTPDDEFYFYPLDSLSGVMPMAISNQSTFYELYKVNIYPSISRKIELFGKVNLSDNADIKSDSIAILVKDTANNLIAMALPLSDGTYSVAIKPGRYSLEATSQFYVMNPLQLHIPSTYNQEKYLLDINLDAKPITKEEVIRFNYVLFDFDSYELKRDAQFELEKVYKLMTDYPDLYIEVIGHTDSKGSPMYNLMLSARRANAVVEYLVNKGIDEKRFVVRGMGSLVSFAANTNPDGSDNPNGRKLNRRASIRVFNPNKNLKIEFVDVPEHLKPQTQNYTIMLAPIDDTISPDLIKAIEKKFNINLREFVIGSRRLICMNVYKSKADAIEHLNTIIDMGASRAVLVNEVELQRLVAALQKNLITKQSVFTILVATSEIPLTLDFFRGLYVTEEVGNDGLYRYYFGAFNEKAKATEMLEKVNSMGFPNAILVKLEKR; encoded by the coding sequence ATGGTAAAGCAAAAGTTTATTAAGGCATTAATCGCACTGCAATTTATTCTTAGTTTCACAGCTAGCGAGGTTAAGGCTCAGGATAGTTTCAAGCAAATCTTTAGCGATGCAGAGTATTACTTCTTTCTTCAGGACTTCAAGGAGGCACTTCCCCTTTACCAGAGCCTATACAAACAAGATTCTACCAATGCCAATATCCTTTACAAGTTGGGTATGTGTTACCTAAACATACCCGGACTAAAACAGAATGCTATACCTTACCTAGAAAAAGCATCAAAGAATGTAAACCCTAAATACCGTGAAGGGTATTACCGCGAGACTGCCGCGCCCATTCAAACCTATTTTTACCTGGGACAAGCCTACATGGTAAATTTTAAGTTTGATGACGCCCTGCTGGCTTTTCAGAAGTTCAAGGATAATATTGATGTTAGAGATGTTTACAACCTCGACTATGTTAACCAGCAGATAAAAGCATGCGAGGTGGCTCGCAATTTCATTTCCAGGCCTATTGTGATGAAAACCGAACATATCGACCTGTTTCCCGATAGGAATAAGAATTGCAATTACCCAGTAATATCGGGCGATAGGCAAACCATGGTGTTTACGGTTAAGGAAAAATTCTATACTGCAGTATACTATTCCCGTTGGATTGATGGCAAGTGGAGTTCACCAAGGAATATTACACTTGACCTTAGGGTAGAGGGCGAACTTTATACAACCGCCCTTAACTACACCGGCGATTACTTGATTCTTTTTGTCAATGAAGTAACCTCGGGCAACCTATACTACTCAACGCTAGTAGGCGATAAGTGGCAACCCGTTAAAAAGTTACCAGCACCAATCAATTCAAAGGATTGGGAGACCTTTGCGTCGCTATCGGTCGATGGCAAACAGATGTATTTTGTTTCGAACCGGAAAGGTGGCTATGGCGGAACCGATATTTACATGTCCAGCTTGCAGCCCGATGGCAAATGGAGCAACCCAGTAAACCTTGGTCCACAGGTCAATACCCCATACAACGAGGAGTCGCCAATTGTATGCCCCGACGGACGAACGCTTTACTTTGCCTCGCAGGGGCATAACAGCATGGGAGGATTCGATATTTTTTACAGCCGAAAGATTGATGGTAATTCCTGGTCTATGCCCATAAATCTTGGGTATCCATTTAATACACCTGACGATGAGTTTTACTTTTACCCCCTCGATTCACTTTCTGGCGTAATGCCTATGGCCATTTCCAATCAATCAACCTTTTACGAACTTTACAAGGTAAACATCTACCCCAGTATATCACGTAAGATAGAACTCTTTGGCAAGGTTAATCTCTCTGACAATGCCGATATTAAATCCGACAGTATCGCCATTTTAGTTAAAGATACTGCAAATAACCTTATTGCCATGGCTTTACCCTTAAGCGATGGAACTTACAGCGTTGCAATTAAGCCTGGCAGATACTCCCTTGAGGCTACCAGCCAATTTTACGTAATGAACCCACTGCAGCTTCACATACCCTCCACCTATAACCAGGAAAAGTATCTTTTAGATATCAACCTTGATGCTAAGCCAATAACCAAAGAAGAGGTGATTCGGTTCAACTATGTACTTTTCGACTTTGACAGCTACGAGCTGAAACGCGATGCACAGTTTGAACTTGAAAAGGTTTACAAGCTAATGACTGATTATCCCGACTTGTATATCGAGGTGATTGGCCATACTGACAGCAAGGGCTCACCCATGTACAATCTTATGCTTTCGGCACGTAGGGCAAACGCCGTAGTTGAGTACCTGGTTAATAAGGGAATTGACGAAAAACGATTTGTAGTAAGGGGTATGGGCTCCCTGGTAAGCTTTGCCGCTAATACCAACCCCGACGGTTCCGATAACCCCAATGGCCGTAAGCTAAACCGACGAGCCAGCATTAGGGTATTTAACCCAAACAAGAATCTAAAAATTGAGTTTGTTGATGTTCCCGAACACCTCAAACCTCAAACCCAGAACTATACCATAATGCTTGCACCTATCGACGATACAATTTCTCCTGATCTAATTAAAGCCATTGAGAAGAAGTTTAATATCAACCTTCGTGAGTTTGTAATTGGATCACGACGATTGATTTGTATGAATGTTTACAAGTCAAAGGCCGACGCCATTGAGCATCTCAATACCATTATTGATATGGGTGCATCAAGGGCCGTGCTGGTAAATGAGGTTGAACTTCAACGCCTTGTGGCTGCTTTGCAGAAAAATCTTATAACAAAACAAAGCGTTTTTACCATTCTTGTTGCCACAAGCGAGATACCCTTAACGCTCGACTTTTTCCGGGGGCTATATGTAACCGAGGAGGTTGGTAACGACGGGTTATACCGTTACTACTTTGGAGCCTTCAATGAAAAAGCTAAGGCTACCGAGATGCTGGAAAAGGTAAACTCCATGGGATTCCCCAATGCAATTCTGGTTAAACTTGAAAAAAGGTAA
- a CDS encoding 2-oxoacid:ferredoxin oxidoreductase subunit beta: protein MEEQYMNYTPQDFKSDQEVRWCPGCGDHAILNAVQKALPEVSKQLKYNLERYVFVSGIGCSSRFPYYVNTFGFHGIHGRASAIATGVKVANPTLSVWQVTGDGDALAIGGNHFIHAVRRNIDINILLFNNQIYGLTKGQYSPTSPLGAITKTSPFGTVEHPFRPGELVIGAQGKFFARSLDVDVKLTAEIMVEAAKHDGTSVVEILQNCVIFNDGAYDNIADREHRDDRVIVLRHGEKMVFGKNRDKGLILSGLSLKVVTIGQGGFTMDDILVHDAYNPNPGVHMMLANMEYPDYPVALGVIRNVKDSTYDDNVRDQVLEVMKTAKIKSVDDLLNSGDTWEV, encoded by the coding sequence ATGGAAGAACAATATATGAATTACACCCCACAGGATTTTAAGAGCGATCAGGAAGTGCGTTGGTGTCCGGGTTGTGGCGACCACGCCATTCTGAATGCCGTACAAAAAGCCTTACCCGAGGTATCAAAACAGCTAAAGTATAACCTTGAACGCTACGTATTTGTTTCTGGTATTGGTTGTTCAAGCCGTTTCCCCTACTACGTTAATACATTTGGTTTCCATGGCATACATGGTCGTGCATCGGCTATAGCAACCGGAGTAAAGGTGGCAAACCCAACGCTGAGCGTTTGGCAGGTTACTGGCGATGGCGATGCCCTTGCCATTGGAGGTAACCACTTTATCCACGCAGTAAGGCGTAACATCGATATTAACATCTTACTTTTCAACAACCAGATTTACGGGTTAACCAAAGGTCAGTACTCACCAACCTCGCCACTTGGAGCAATAACCAAAACTTCACCATTTGGTACCGTTGAGCATCCATTCCGCCCAGGTGAACTGGTTATTGGCGCTCAGGGAAAGTTTTTTGCCCGTTCGCTCGATGTTGATGTTAAGCTTACCGCTGAGATTATGGTTGAAGCTGCTAAGCACGATGGCACGTCGGTTGTTGAAATTCTTCAAAACTGCGTCATCTTTAACGACGGGGCTTACGATAACATAGCCGACCGTGAACATCGCGACGATAGAGTGATTGTTCTCCGCCATGGCGAAAAAATGGTATTCGGAAAAAACAGGGATAAAGGACTAATTCTCAGCGGACTGAGCCTTAAGGTTGTAACCATTGGCCAGGGTGGCTTTACCATGGACGATATACTTGTGCACGATGCCTATAACCCAAATCCTGGTGTTCACATGATGCTTGCCAACATGGAGTACCCCGATTACCCTGTTGCCCTTGGTGTAATCCGTAACGTAAAAGACTCTACCTACGATGATAACGTACGCGACCAAGTGCTTGAGGTGATGAAAACCGCTAAGATTAAGTCAGTTGACGATTTACTCAACAGTGGCGATACCTGGGAAGTATAA
- a CDS encoding 2-oxoacid:acceptor oxidoreductase subunit alpha, which produces MDKQKSVQELDEVVVRFSGDSGDGMQLTGTLFADASALFGNDVSTFPDYPSEIRAPQGTIGGVSGFQVHFGSRKVNTPGDFCDVLIAMNPAALKANAKWVKRGGMIIVDADQFNEKGYQRAGYKTFDAVSELNLQDYKVIFAPITNLTKESLKDSGLDNKSIIRSKNMFALGMVYYIFDRPLNFTEKFFEKKFSKKPEVVEANKKVLRDGFNYAANIHAIASTYKVKQATTLPKGKYRNINGNTATAWGLIAAAEKASLPLFCGSYPITPATEILIELAKRKDLGVKTLQAEDEIAGICTAIGAAYAGNFAVTTTSGPGLSLKSEALGLAVMTELPLVIVDVQRGGPSTGLPTKTEQSDLMQALWGRNGEAPMVVIAASTPSNCFDYAFMAGKIAMEHMTPVLLLTDGYIANGSEPWRIPSMKDYPDIKPPIVAEGTEGYMPYARDEKRLARGWAFPGKKGIAHRVGGLEKDFLKGTVSHDPTNHQRMVDIRAEKVQRVQEFIPEQQVIGDPEGDLLVIGWGGTFGHLFDAVQEMRANGKKVSLCHFNYINPMPKNVADIFGRFKKLVVCELNMGQFANHLRMNYQQFNYLQYNKVQGLPFTVVELVEKFNQILEGK; this is translated from the coding sequence ATGGATAAACAAAAAAGTGTCCAAGAGCTGGACGAGGTTGTTGTTCGATTTTCAGGTGATTCCGGCGATGGTATGCAACTTACCGGAACCCTGTTTGCCGATGCATCGGCGCTTTTTGGTAACGATGTAAGCACTTTCCCCGATTACCCTTCGGAAATACGCGCCCCACAGGGCACCATTGGTGGTGTATCGGGTTTTCAGGTGCACTTTGGAAGCCGAAAAGTTAATACCCCAGGCGATTTTTGCGATGTGCTAATTGCAATGAACCCTGCAGCCCTAAAAGCCAACGCCAAATGGGTAAAACGTGGCGGTATGATTATAGTTGATGCCGACCAGTTTAATGAAAAGGGATATCAGCGTGCCGGCTATAAAACTTTCGATGCAGTATCGGAGTTAAACCTGCAGGATTACAAGGTGATTTTTGCTCCCATTACAAACCTTACCAAGGAAAGCCTTAAGGATAGCGGATTGGACAATAAGAGCATCATCCGAAGTAAGAACATGTTTGCCTTGGGTATGGTTTACTACATATTCGATAGGCCTTTAAACTTTACCGAGAAATTCTTTGAAAAGAAATTTTCCAAAAAGCCCGAAGTAGTTGAGGCAAACAAGAAAGTTTTACGCGATGGGTTTAACTACGCCGCAAATATTCATGCCATTGCAAGCACCTATAAAGTAAAGCAGGCAACTACTTTGCCCAAGGGTAAATACCGTAATATTAATGGAAACACGGCTACCGCATGGGGTTTAATAGCTGCTGCTGAAAAAGCGAGCTTACCCCTGTTTTGTGGTTCATACCCCATTACTCCAGCCACTGAAATTTTAATAGAGCTAGCCAAGCGTAAGGATTTAGGCGTTAAAACCCTTCAGGCTGAGGATGAGATTGCTGGAATATGTACCGCAATTGGCGCTGCATATGCCGGGAACTTTGCAGTCACCACTACATCGGGTCCTGGGCTTTCACTGAAATCTGAAGCTTTGGGGCTTGCCGTAATGACGGAACTTCCTTTAGTAATTGTTGACGTACAGCGTGGAGGGCCTTCAACAGGTTTGCCAACCAAAACAGAGCAATCCGACCTTATGCAAGCTCTTTGGGGACGCAACGGCGAGGCACCAATGGTTGTAATTGCCGCCAGCACCCCAAGCAACTGCTTCGATTATGCTTTTATGGCAGGTAAAATTGCCATGGAGCATATGACCCCTGTACTGCTTTTAACCGATGGTTATATTGCTAATGGCTCTGAGCCATGGCGCATACCAAGCATGAAGGATTATCCGGATATAAAACCACCAATTGTTGCGGAGGGAACCGAAGGGTATATGCCCTATGCTCGCGATGAGAAGCGCTTAGCGCGTGGTTGGGCTTTCCCCGGTAAAAAAGGAATTGCCCATAGGGTGGGGGGCTTGGAAAAGGATTTCCTAAAAGGTACCGTTTCGCACGACCCAACCAACCACCAACGAATGGTCGATATCCGTGCTGAAAAGGTTCAGCGTGTTCAGGAGTTCATCCCTGAGCAGCAAGTGATTGGCGACCCCGAAGGCGACCTGCTTGTTATTGGTTGGGGCGGAACATTCGGTCATCTGTTCGATGCAGTTCAGGAAATGCGTGCAAACGGCAAAAAAGTTTCACTTTGCCATTTCAACTACATAAACCCCATGCCAAAGAATGTTGCCGACATTTTTGGTCGTTTCAAAAAGCTTGTGGTATGCGAGTTAAACATGGGGCAGTTTGCAAACCACCTACGAATGAATTATCAGCAATTCAACTATTTACAGTATAACAAGGTTCAGGGTCTACCATTCACCGTGGTGGAGCTGGTTGAAAAATTTAACCAAATTTTGGAGGGTAAATAG
- a CDS encoding Mut7-C RNAse domain-containing protein, protein MNIRVYGDLNDFLPQGKKHKDQRVGFFGMPTVKDLVESIGVPHVEVFLILADSLPVKFDYRPANGTLISCYPKFTSLPVSAIALRPDFEKPPRFILDVHLGRLAAYLRFCGIDTLYDKSFTDNQILDISQADGRIILTRDKGILRNGLAQFGYFLRNTNPQIQLAEVVHYFDLDHYLDPFSRCSLCNGEVEQVDKPMVKNLVPATTYQIYSEFFQCSRCGQVYWEGPHFIRISRLLSKYSK, encoded by the coding sequence GTGAACATTAGAGTTTATGGCGATCTGAACGATTTTTTGCCACAAGGCAAAAAGCATAAGGATCAGCGTGTAGGTTTTTTTGGGATGCCCACTGTAAAGGACTTGGTTGAATCGATAGGGGTTCCTCATGTTGAGGTTTTTCTGATTTTAGCCGATAGCCTACCGGTTAAATTTGATTACCGTCCTGCCAACGGCACACTAATTTCGTGTTACCCAAAATTTACTTCATTACCAGTATCGGCAATTGCGTTAAGACCAGATTTTGAAAAGCCCCCTAGGTTTATTCTTGATGTTCATTTAGGCCGACTGGCCGCATACCTCCGCTTTTGCGGAATCGACACACTTTACGATAAGTCATTTACTGACAATCAGATACTTGATATTTCACAAGCCGATGGCCGAATTATTTTGACCCGCGATAAGGGTATCCTGCGTAACGGCCTAGCCCAATTTGGATATTTTCTCAGAAACACAAATCCTCAAATACAGCTTGCCGAGGTGGTTCATTACTTTGACCTTGATCACTACCTTGATCCGTTTTCAAGGTGCTCGCTGTGCAATGGTGAGGTAGAACAGGTTGATAAACCCATGGTTAAAAACTTAGTTCCTGCAACTACCTACCAGATTTACAGTGAGTTTTTTCAGTGTTCTAGATGTGGGCAGGTTTACTGGGAGGGACCTCACTTTATCCGGATTTCCAGGTTGCTTAGTAAGTATTCAAAGTAG
- a CDS encoding gamma carbonic anhydrase family protein, translating to MAIIKPLRGITPKIGKNCFIAETAVIIGDVEIGEDCSIWYGAVLRGDVNSIKIGNRVNIQDNAVLHTTYQKTTIEVGDDVSIGHGVILHGAQVGRGALLGMGCTVMDNAKVGEGAIVAANALVLENTVVEPTCVYAGVPARFVKKVDPELSRETNERIARNYLFYSGWYKDGDAK from the coding sequence ATGGCAATAATCAAACCCTTGAGGGGAATTACCCCTAAAATTGGTAAGAACTGCTTTATTGCTGAGACTGCAGTGATAATAGGTGATGTTGAAATTGGCGAAGATTGCAGTATTTGGTACGGCGCTGTGCTTCGTGGCGATGTTAACTCCATTAAAATAGGTAACCGGGTTAATATCCAGGATAATGCGGTGCTACACACCACCTACCAGAAAACAACCATCGAGGTTGGCGATGATGTATCGATTGGACATGGCGTAATACTTCATGGCGCCCAGGTAGGCCGGGGAGCCTTGCTAGGAATGGGTTGCACCGTTATGGACAACGCTAAAGTTGGTGAGGGGGCAATAGTTGCTGCCAACGCCCTGGTATTGGAGAACACTGTTGTTGAGCCCACATGCGTTTATGCAGGAGTTCCAGCTCGTTTTGTCAAAAAGGTTGACCCAGAACTTAGCCGCGAAACCAATGAGCGTATAGCCCGCAACTACCTCTTTTACTCAGGCTGGTATAAAGATGGTGATGCAAAGTGA
- a CDS encoding thioredoxin family protein, whose translation MKNRIWVLAIWMLGISASVSLAQETKINWIEIDRAFAVNEKTPRKIFIDVYTDWCGWCKKMDENTFTNPVIASYLTQKFHAVKFNAEGTKDITYKGKVYKNKGQGQRNPHEFAIAILQGRLSYPSIVFMDENNNLITYIAGYLTPEQLEPIMAYIESDAYKTQKWEDFRAKFVSKLNTVANP comes from the coding sequence ATGAAAAACAGAATCTGGGTTTTAGCTATTTGGATGCTTGGCATATCCGCTTCGGTTTCCTTGGCTCAAGAAACAAAAATCAACTGGATTGAAATAGATAGGGCTTTTGCGGTAAACGAAAAAACACCCCGAAAAATATTCATCGATGTTTATACCGACTGGTGTGGCTGGTGTAAGAAGATGGATGAGAATACTTTTACCAACCCTGTAATAGCCTCGTACCTCACCCAAAAGTTTCACGCAGTAAAGTTCAATGCCGAAGGGACAAAAGATATTACATATAAAGGTAAGGTATACAAGAATAAGGGGCAGGGGCAACGTAATCCGCATGAGTTTGCTATAGCTATTCTTCAAGGCAGGTTATCGTATCCCTCAATAGTGTTTATGGACGAGAACAATAACCTAATTACCTACATTGCCGGATACCTTACTCCTGAACAGCTAGAACCAATAATGGCTTACATTGAAAGCGATGCTTACAAGACCCAGAAATGGGAAGATTTTCGGGCAAAGTTTGTAAGTAAACTAAATACCGTGGCAAATCCTTAA
- a CDS encoding DUF4831 family protein: MSKNHFLVVLSLVLLGCNSKTIQVEPVGKTIDYKKVAVYYTLPRTVVYVRVVSSQSEYFPGPYADYAKKFLGIDGVSNTEKVEYLIEKIDVETTAEPDPKAVFAIYPSGKGYGNFIKLSDEGLILPVNQTPESRAIAKNKEFSIKGEVIFKDLSVNPFVAEETTTFYGRTLRDSVYVRVPIQRSMTIERNLEEKAKEAADFIFSIRKKRLDFLTPDIDHPFSGDALQLILKELQRLEDEYLALFVGKRFTHTFTQTYSFIPSNTEGESAILFRFSESKGLLSSTDLSGRPILIEFDQPEYPENIDATKNSVETIALKAKIDRFYYRIPVAVNMRVIDGKQLLVEKRLSVFQYGLIAQLPVNFPGK, translated from the coding sequence ATGAGTAAAAATCATTTCTTAGTAGTTCTATCCCTTGTATTATTGGGCTGTAATAGTAAAACCATTCAAGTTGAACCAGTTGGTAAAACAATTGACTATAAAAAAGTTGCAGTTTACTATACGTTACCCCGAACTGTGGTTTACGTAAGGGTTGTTAGCTCTCAAAGCGAATATTTCCCCGGCCCATATGCCGATTATGCCAAAAAGTTTTTGGGTATCGACGGGGTAAGTAATACCGAAAAGGTTGAGTATCTAATTGAGAAAATAGATGTAGAAACCACCGCTGAACCTGATCCCAAAGCAGTCTTTGCCATTTACCCATCGGGAAAGGGTTATGGTAACTTTATAAAACTTTCTGATGAAGGGTTAATATTACCTGTTAACCAAACCCCTGAAAGTAGAGCCATTGCTAAAAACAAAGAATTTAGCATTAAAGGAGAGGTAATTTTTAAGGATTTATCGGTTAACCCTTTTGTTGCCGAGGAAACAACTACATTTTATGGTAGAACCCTGCGCGACAGTGTTTACGTTAGGGTACCCATACAGCGTTCAATGACCATTGAACGCAACCTTGAGGAAAAAGCTAAGGAGGCAGCCGATTTTATTTTTAGCATCCGAAAAAAAAGGCTCGATTTTCTTACCCCTGATATCGACCATCCATTCAGTGGCGATGCACTTCAGCTTATTTTGAAGGAGCTTCAAAGGCTGGAGGACGAATACCTGGCACTATTTGTAGGTAAAAGGTTTACTCACACATTCACTCAAACCTATAGTTTCATTCCTTCGAACACCGAAGGCGAGAGCGCTATCCTTTTCCGTTTTTCCGAAAGCAAAGGATTACTTTCATCAACCGACCTTTCCGGACGCCCAATACTCATTGAGTTTGATCAACCTGAATATCCTGAGAATATTGATGCTACCAAGAATAGCGTGGAAACCATTGCTTTAAAAGCCAAAATCGACAGGTTTTACTACAGAATACCCGTTGCAGTTAACATGAGAGTTATTGATGGCAAGCAGCTACTTGTTGAAAAGCGTTTAAGCGTATTTCAGTATGGACTGATAGCCCAATTGCCTGTTAATTTTCCGGGTAAGTGA